The sequence below is a genomic window from Desulfobacterales bacterium.
ACCGTTTTGCTCGATGAAAAGGACCGTCAATGCGGCAACCACAACAACAGGCAGAAAAGAAACGACTGATGGGCGCCACGGGCCGATGATATTATTAAGCCGCAAAATGTTTTTACGGATCAAATATAAAATGACCAGAAATGGAAAAAGCTTGACGCTGGCATAATCAATGAAAAGCCACCAGCGCCAATCCTTGATAAAAATATTTGACAAATCATTTAAATAGAACGGGAGGCATAAAATAATCAAAACCCAAGGAAAGCGTAACTTTTGGCCGCTCCCGGGTGAGGCGTCATCAAGAGTTGACATCTGCAGCGCCCGCCACCCGCCTTGATCTGATTTGAAAAACTGCAGGAGCGACCATCCGCTGCCGAATCCCATGATAATCGTCATCATCACAATGGCGATCGGCCACGCCAGTGATGACGGCAACAGCCCTTGCAGCCATTCTCCGGCAGCATCACCCGTAACGGCAGCCAGGCCGAAGCTCAAGGACCAGATAAGGGTGCTGGGCAATAAATCATTTTTGGAATAGTGTCTGAAAATGGATCGGAACATCCCGGCGGTTAGTGCGCCGCCCATGGCACCAAAGGCTGCAAAGCTGTAAAATGTCCGGATCGCCATCTCCGGCCGGGTTCCCATGGTAAAAAAAAGCGGAAAAGCCCCGCCGATAGCGCACAGCGCCCAGATCACGGCAAGGCGTAAATACTGGTAACGATGGACTTGGCCGCTGGATGAATGCAGCAGGCGGGCGAGTGCGGCGCCGCCGGCAAGTCCGAATAGACCCAAGGTCCATAAGGCGGCCGGCAGGGCCGCGAGATTGAACAGGCGGGCCGCAACCAAACCGGCAGCGCCGAACAGCATGGCAAAGAGCCATCCCAGGACAGACCGGAGGAAAAAAACGGTTAATCCGGATTTAATATCCCATTTCCTCATTCACCAGGACCACCGTAAACTTGTCGATATCGCCGGGTTTTTTAAAAAGTATCAACAGGGCGGCGCATATTCTTTCGGGCGAATCGCAGTCGCTGCACAAACCGGTTGCGGCGCAAGGTGTCTTGCGTTTCAGACGGTCGGCATTGATGGGAGCGGAATGGTTCCGGGTGCGATGAATGGCGCCGTCCAGGGTTTCAACAAGCTTGTTGGTGCCTGCAACCACAATGACCCGCTTGGGGCCGGAGCAAAGCCCGCCCACCCGGTTTCCCCCGCCGTCCAGGTTTACCAGGGTTCCATCACAGGTAACCGCGTTCAGGCTGCTTAAAAAAACATCGACGCCGCTTTGCATCCGTTTGAGTTTGAGCCGTTCCGTATTATCCTTGGCGTCCCAGTGATCGTAAACCGTATTGCCCTGGCTGCGGAGGGCCTTGACCACATCCAGATCCTGGCGCAGCGTAACGGATCCGCCGATACCGACAGTTTCTCCTTTTTGGATCTGGGCGGGTACAAAGCGACGGGCCTCTTCGATGGTCTCGAAAAAGAAGGGGTCAAATTTTTTCTTTTTCAGGGATTCTAAGATCTTCGGCATGAGTTTGCGATATCTTGCCTTATCAGATTCCAGCATGCGTTTCTCCTTTTATTTTAGACAAACAGATGGACGTAACCGATTCATAACCGATGAAATATTGAGAACTATGGCAGGGATAAAATGTTTTTTCAAGGGAAAACAGGCAAATAAGATGGGATACAGGCTAAATCAAGGCAGCTGGTTCAGCGACGATCATACAAGACGCGGTAGCTCTCGATGAGCACATCATTCATAAAATCTTTGTAGACGGTTTTGTCGATCTTGTCCATCGGTTGCCATGATTCCTGTAAAAAGGGTTTTTTCTGGAGCAGCAGGGTTACCTTGAGCTGGCTGCGGAATTTTTCGAGAGGCAACACCTCGGCCAGCACCATGCTTCGATAGGATCCGTCCTGGAGCCACTCGGTTTCAAGGCTTTGCCCGCCCGTTCGTTCGGCATTGACTTTAAATTTCTTGTCGGTGAGTACCCGCACCAGTGCTTTCATGAGGACGGATGACTGAACATCGAAATTTTTTGTTTCTGGCTGATTTAAAACCGGTGTTTGGGAGGGGGGATGCATGACACAGGCCCACAGCAATAAGATGCATGCGGCTGTGATCGGCAAAAAAACGATGGGGTTCACCCGGCCGAAAGAAAATCTATTGTGAAGATTAATTTTATTTAGGGTATGCATCATCAACCCAAACTGTTTTGAGGACTGATCATTGAGCCGATTATTGAAAAATTCAACGACTCAAAACATGAATCGTGGATTATGGATTAAATATCATCAAAG
It includes:
- a CDS encoding CPBP family intramembrane metalloprotease is translated as MRKWDIKSGLTVFFLRSVLGWLFAMLFGAAGLVAARLFNLAALPAALWTLGLFGLAGGAALARLLHSSSGQVHRYQYLRLAVIWALCAIGGAFPLFFTMGTRPEMAIRTFYSFAAFGAMGGALTAGMFRSIFRHYSKNDLLPSTLIWSLSFGLAAVTGDAAGEWLQGLLPSSLAWPIAIVMMTIIMGFGSGWSLLQFFKSDQGGWRALQMSTLDDASPGSGQKLRFPWVLIILCLPFYLNDLSNIFIKDWRWWLFIDYASVKLFPFLVILYLIRKNILRLNNIIGPWRPSVVSFLPVVVVAALTVLFIEQNGPLHLKKLFPNNPLGSIPEISKPLWKWIDLSTGLLMVGIFEEVVFRGHLLMFLRQYTCRPTVFILFSAVTFGLIHWSGGLHQIILASAAGAVFMLLYLRTYSLPAVIMSHFIVNFVNLAGVIPPSLFSFFSVPPIR
- a CDS encoding lactate utilization protein; protein product: MLESDKARYRKLMPKILESLKKKKFDPFFFETIEEARRFVPAQIQKGETVGIGGSVTLRQDLDVVKALRSQGNTVYDHWDAKDNTERLKLKRMQSGVDVFLSSLNAVTCDGTLVNLDGGGNRVGGLCSGPKRVIVVAGTNKLVETLDGAIHRTRNHSAPINADRLKRKTPCAATGLCSDCDSPERICAALLILFKKPGDIDKFTVVLVNEEMGY